The Pagrus major chromosome 17, Pma_NU_1.0 genome includes a region encoding these proteins:
- the herpud2 gene encoding homocysteine-responsive endoplasmic reticulum-resident ubiquitin-like domain member 2 protein codes for MDSGALESPVTLVIKAPNQKYEDQTINCFLNWTVERLKSHISNVYPSKPLSKDQRLVYSGRLLQDHLQLRDVLRKQDEYHMMHLVCASHSPPASPMPRSPSMANSSASDSSSSDSAGTASSANTPNQDSQPASSSSVPGSYDGLRYRGGFPPYDPQGPPAVPQWPDGAQVPLQGGLPANMPPHPMYMPMQMLWWQQMYARHYYMQYQAAVAASQPPSASPPPSPSPSSPHQPAQPNEAVQPPLGPNPDPNPLPENQPANPNIQMNAQGGAVLNDDELNRDWLDWLYTVSRAGVLLSIVYFYSSFSRFVMVVGAMLLVYLHQAGWFPFRPDQQNLRGGERARAPQEEAERHQDIQEIERLMDEGIEDDDSGEEGGGGPEDQAAAALPEPNFLTTAWSFISTFFTSLIPEGRPHPAN; via the exons ATGGACTCTGGGGCCCTTGAAAGTCCTGTAACCCTGGTCATTAAGGCCCCCAATCAGAAGTATGAAGACCAGACCATCAACTGCTTCCTCAACTGGACCGTGGAGAGGCTGAAGAGTCACATCTCCAACGTGTACCCCAGCAAGCCG CTGTCTAAAGACCAGCGGCTGGTGTACTCAGGACGGCTCCTTCAAGACCACCTGCAGCTCAGAGATGTGCTCAGAAAG CAGGATGAATACCACATGATGCATCTAGTGTGTGCCTCTCACAGCCCCCCAGCCTCGCCCATGCCTCGCAGCCCCTCCATGGCCAACTCTTCAGCTTCGGACTCCAGC AGTTCAGACAGTGCCGGCACCGCCTCCTCTGCCAACACACCAAATCAGGACAGTCAgccagcctcctcctcttctgtcccAGGAAGTTATGACGGCCTGAGGTATCGCGGCGGCTTCCCCCCGTACGACCCTCAGGGCCCACCTGCTGTCCCTCAGTG GCCAGATGGAGCCCAGGTTCCTCTGCAAGGCGGCCTCCCTGCCAACATGCCCCCCCACCCCATGTACATGCCCATGCAGATGCTGTGGTGGCAGCAGATGTATGCACGTCACTACTACATGCAATA TCAAGCAGCAGTAGCCGCCTCTCAGCCTCCCAgcgcctcccctcctccctctccctccccctcctcaccccaTCAGCCCGCCCAGCCCAACGAAGCCGTGCAGCCCCCTCTGGGTCCCAACCCGGACCCCAACCCTTTACCAGAGAACCAGCCGGCCAACCCCAACATCCAGATGAACGCGCAGGGCGGTGCCGTGTTGAACGATGACGAGCTGAACCGCGATTGGCTGGACTGGCTGTACACAGTGTCTCGCGCTGGCGTCCTGCTCAGCATCGTGTACTTCTACTCCTCCTTCAGCCGCTTCGTCATGGTGGTTGGCGCCATGCTGCTTGTCTACCT gcaTCAGGCCGGTTGGTTTCCCTTCAGGCCGGATCAGCAGAACCTTCGAGGAGGAGAAAGAGCCAGAGCTCCtcaggaggaagcagagagacacCAGGACATACAGGAAATT GAACGTCTGATGGATGAGGGGATAGAGGACGATGACAGTGGTGAGGAAGGAGGCGGAGGCCCTGAGGACCAGGCAGCCGCTGCTCTCCCTGAGCCGAACTTCCTCACCACCGCGTGGTCCTTCATCAGCACCTTCTTCACCTCGCTCATCCCCGAGGGACGACCCCACCCGGCCAACTAG